A genomic region of Nymphaea colorata isolate Beijing-Zhang1983 chromosome 2, ASM883128v2, whole genome shotgun sequence contains the following coding sequences:
- the LOC116249219 gene encoding probable indole-3-acetic acid-amido synthetase GH3.1: MAQAAFTVLKLKPSASDSKKDREALEFIEKMTTYTGQVQEMVLREILSRNASTEYLRRHGLAGRTDPKSFKAMLPVVTYEELLPEIRRIANGDRSPILSAHPISEFLTSSGTSAGERKLMPTIEEELDRKQSLYNLLMPVMNKFVPGLDKGKALYFLFVKTESKTPGGLPARPVLTSYYKSAHFLTRPADPYTKYTSPTASILCTDSFQSMYTQMLAGLVDRRSVLRMGAVFASGLLRAIHFLEVHYQALAADLENGTVDPRITDSKVRAAIQRLLLPDPKNAAQVRAECSSGNWQGIIKRIWPNTKYLDVIVTGAMAQYIPTLDFYSGGLPLACTMYASSECYFGLNLNPMSKPSDVAYTIMPHMGYFEFLPVDDNNNANNDKRMEMEELVDLANVKVGKDYELVVTTYSGLYRYKVGDVLRVAGFYNNAPQFNFVRRKNVLLSIDSDKTDETELQKGIAAAEAAHLSAYNTRVVEYTSYADTKTIPGHYVIYWELSSGGHDNHVEPPTSVLDQCCLTIERSLNSVYRQGRVYDCIGPLEIRIVSNGTFDELMDYAISRGASINQYKVPRCVNFTPIVELLDARVVSTHFSPGLPAWSPHQQHQHQRPNMMN; the protein is encoded by the exons ATGGCACAGGCAGCGTTCACCGTGTTGAAATTGAAGCCATCGGCTTCGGACTCGAAGAAGGACAGGGAAGCGCTGGAATTCATAGAGAAGATGACCACCTACACCGGCCAGGTGCAGGAGATGGTGCTGCGGGAGATCCTCTCTAGAAACGCCTCCACCGAGTACCTCAGGAGGCACGGCCTCGCCGGCAGGACTGACCCCAAATCCTTCAAGGCAATGCTGCCGGTTGTCACGTACGAGGAGCTCCTGCCGGAGATCCGTCGCATCGCCAACGGCGATCGATCGCCCATCTTGTCAGCTCACCCCATTTCCGAGTTCCTCACTAG TTCCGGCACATCAGCTGGTGAGCGTAAGTTGATGCCGACAATAGAGGAGGAGCTCGACAGGAAGCAGTCGCTCTACAACCTTCTCATGCCTGTCATGAACAA GTTTGTTCCGGGTCTGGACAAAGGCAAAGCCCTGTACTTCCTCTTCGTCAAGACCGAGAGCAAGACGCCGGGAGGGCTTCCGGCCCGGCCGGTCCTGACCAGCTACTACAAGAGCGCCCACTTCCTCACCCGCCCGGCCGACCCTTACACCAAGTACACCAGCCCCACGGCTTCCATCCTCTGCACCGACTCCTTCCAGAGCATGTACACCCAGATGCTCGCCGGCCTGGTGGACCGCCGGTCCGTCCTCCGCATGGGCGCGGTCTTCGCCTCCGGCCTCCTCCGGGCCATCCACTTCCTTGAGGTTCATTACCAGGCGCTGGCTGCAGATCTGGAGAACGGAACCGTGGACCCCAGAATCACCGACTCCAAAGTCCGGGCTGCCATCCAGCGGCTGCTGCTGCCGGACCCCAAGAATGCGGCACAGGTGCGGGCAGAGTGCTCGAGCGGCAATTGGCAGGGGATCATCAAGAGGATATGGCCGAACACCAAATACTTGGACGTCATAGTGACGGGAGCCATGGCTCAGTACATCCCCACTCTGGATTTCTACAGTGGGGGTCTGCCACTGGCCTGCACCATGTATGCCTCTTCTGAGTGCTACTTCGGTCTGAACTTGAACCCCATGAGCAAACCCTCTGATGTCGCCTACACCATCATGCCTCACATGGGTTACTTCGAGTTCCTGCCTGTGGACGACAACAACAACGCCAACAATGACAAGAGAATGGAGATGGAGGAACTCGTCGACTTAGCGAATGTGAAGGTCGGAAAAGACTACGAGCTCGTGGTGACAACCTACTCCG GTCTCTACCGTTACAAAGTCGGAGACGTCTTAAGGGTGGCCGGATTCTACAACAACGCTCCCCAGTTTAACTTCGTCCGCCGAAAGAACGTTCTCCTCAGCATCGACTCGGACAAGACCGACGAGACGGAGTTGCAGAAGGGAATAGCTGCAGCGGAGGCGGCTCACCTTTCCGCCTACAACACGAGAGTCGTAGAGTACACCAGCTACGCCGACACCAAGACGATCCCCGGGCACTATGTCATTTACTGGGAGCTCTCCTCCGGAGGCCATGACAATCACGTCGAGCCTCCAACGTCCGTCCTTGACCAGTGTTGCCTGACGATCGAGCGGTCGCTGAACTCGGTTTACAGGCAAGGGCGCGTCTACGATTGCATAGGGCCGCTGGAGATCAGAATCGTGAGCAATGGCACGTTCGATGAGCTCATGGACTATGCCATATCTAGGGGCGCTTCGATCAATCAATACAAGGTTCCTAGATGTGTGAACTTCACCCCGATCGTCGAGCTGCTGGATGCGAGGGTGGTCTCTACTCACTTCAGCCCCGGTTTACCAGCGTGGTCGCCGCACcagcagcaccagcaccagcggCCGAACATGATGAACTAG